The following are encoded in a window of Prevotella melaninogenica genomic DNA:
- a CDS encoding outer membrane beta-barrel protein, with translation MKKIILIAAILLGAWTNGQAQVINKNAVKRIGEVVKEGYQDVKGAIVQDTKPTGEHTVWDLYAAPKVGLNLSNLLGVDNNFKLGAVAGAYVEVFVAKNLAIDVEMQYSHQGGSGNYRNINATDDYGNPIIQKYGPYNVNLHYINTNYIVRWYPWADLPWSFTTGVHAGYVISAHAKEKNGEDINLKNHIHSGDVALPLGVSYEWKQWQVEARYNLYFRKLARDTEAKDLLKNARNSMLEVTLGYRIQVL, from the coding sequence ATGAAAAAGATTATATTGATTGCTGCCATCCTTTTAGGGGCATGGACAAACGGACAGGCTCAGGTAATAAACAAAAACGCCGTGAAACGTATTGGCGAAGTTGTTAAAGAAGGCTACCAAGACGTTAAAGGAGCCATTGTTCAAGATACCAAACCAACTGGTGAGCATACAGTATGGGATTTATATGCAGCCCCAAAAGTTGGATTAAACTTATCAAACCTCTTAGGTGTTGATAACAATTTTAAGTTGGGGGCTGTTGCTGGTGCCTACGTTGAAGTCTTCGTGGCTAAAAACCTTGCAATAGACGTTGAAATGCAATATAGCCATCAAGGAGGGTCAGGTAACTATCGTAATATCAACGCCACAGACGACTATGGGAACCCTATTATACAAAAATATGGTCCATACAATGTCAATTTGCATTATATCAACACTAACTATATAGTACGTTGGTATCCATGGGCAGATTTACCATGGAGTTTCACTACAGGAGTACACGCAGGATATGTTATCAGTGCACATGCCAAAGAGAAAAATGGTGAAGATATCAACCTCAAGAATCATATCCATAGTGGTGATGTCGCACTTCCTCTTGGTGTTAGCTACGAATGGAAGCAATGGCAGGTAGAAGCGCGCTACAATCTATACTTTAGAAAGTTAGCAAGAGATACTGAAGCAAAGGATTTATTAAAGAACGCTCGAAACAGTATGTTGGAAGTAACACTTGGCTACAGGATACAGGTGCTCTGA
- a CDS encoding IS110 family transposase — MKKVLIGIDFSKEKFDVAIIVKSTSTQEHALFDNKVSGYRKMIKWINSVVEDIPCSSWLFCGETTGGYSRMMSDWLYAQGYDVWIENALVIKRTFPLKRLKNDTVDAFMIAEYALRFEDRVQLYEPMSQSLTELREIFLYRHHLVRHRCSFEVRRIEKRFTQQKSANKNVISQSARHIITEINKEIAKCDEKIKEYIESDNQLYSIFAIVTSMPGIGTINAVSLMVYTNNFTKFAYNPRKIACYYGIAPFGRDSGTSVHTDPRVGFIANKMLKSLLTQAALAAVRTCPQIAKYYQRLIERGKKPMVALNNVKNKMIAIITAMVRTGCMYQPDNICLATQSVNIK, encoded by the coding sequence ATGAAGAAAGTTTTAATTGGCATTGATTTCTCAAAAGAAAAGTTCGATGTAGCTATTATCGTTAAGTCAACATCTACACAAGAACATGCATTGTTCGATAACAAAGTTAGCGGTTATCGTAAAATGATTAAGTGGATTAATTCAGTAGTAGAGGATATTCCATGCTCTTCTTGGTTGTTTTGTGGAGAGACTACAGGGGGATATAGTCGTATGATGAGTGACTGGCTCTATGCGCAAGGATATGACGTATGGATAGAAAATGCACTGGTCATCAAACGGACATTTCCTCTAAAACGCCTAAAGAACGATACCGTTGATGCCTTTATGATAGCAGAGTACGCTCTGCGTTTTGAGGACAGAGTACAGCTGTATGAACCAATGAGTCAATCCCTAACAGAGCTACGAGAGATTTTTCTATACCGTCATCACCTCGTACGACATAGGTGTAGCTTTGAGGTACGGCGTATAGAAAAACGATTTACACAACAGAAATCCGCTAACAAGAATGTGATAAGTCAGAGTGCCAGACATATCATTACCGAGATAAATAAGGAAATAGCCAAGTGTGATGAAAAGATAAAGGAATATATCGAATCAGATAACCAACTCTATAGTATTTTTGCCATTGTCACATCTATGCCAGGTATTGGAACTATCAACGCTGTCAGTTTAATGGTATATACGAACAACTTTACTAAGTTCGCATACAACCCAAGAAAGATTGCTTGCTACTATGGTATAGCACCTTTTGGACGTGATTCTGGCACAAGCGTACACACTGATCCACGAGTGGGCTTTATAGCTAATAAGATGCTCAAATCGCTCCTCACACAGGCTGCATTAGCCGCTGTACGAACTTGTCCACAGATTGCAAAGTATTATCAAAGGCTTATAGAACGAGGAAAGAAACCTATGGTTGCACTGAATAATGTCAAGAATAAAATGATTGCCATTATAACTGCAATGGTCAGAACTGGTTGCATGTATCAACCTGACAACATCTGTTTGGCAACACAAAGTGTAAATATTAAATAA
- a CDS encoding transposase: protein MKIQKISDITPTLPFTEFDFLQSYRESFAQSELGRIHSQLPLKELAAEYTNLSHKSKRGKKPLFSGEGEIALMFLKSYTGLSDDGLIEMLNGSIHMQMFCGVLIDPSCPIKDGKIVSAIRNRLGQFLDIDSFQGILYAKWKDNLKDKDLCLTDATCYESYLRFPTDIKLLWECCYWLHTLLVSECKHLSERIPRSKYNNIDKARLAYAKQRKHTASSTRKLRRRLLRLLSKLLSQWNRLRKQYSPCICLSAEQEKRLSAVREVCLQQSELFSGKEVKHRIVSIDRPYLRPIVRGKENKRVEFGAKVNNIQIDGISFIEHHSFEAFNEGVRLKLCIEYQESLTGIKVKRVGADSIYANNANRTMCTEKGITTCFTRKGPRPKEEAECLKTARKIIGNLRATVMEGSFGNQKQHYSLGRIKARNMFSERLLLFFGIHTANAAILAAREMARRVKKAA from the coding sequence GTGAAGATACAAAAAATTTCTGATATAACACCAACTTTGCCCTTTACAGAGTTCGATTTTTTACAGAGCTATCGTGAAAGCTTTGCACAAAGCGAACTTGGACGCATTCATTCCCAGCTCCCACTAAAGGAGTTGGCAGCAGAGTATACGAACCTTAGCCATAAGAGCAAGCGAGGCAAAAAGCCTCTTTTCTCGGGTGAAGGAGAAATAGCCCTAATGTTCCTTAAGTCATACACAGGTCTGTCTGACGATGGTCTGATAGAAATGCTTAACGGAAGCATCCACATGCAGATGTTCTGTGGTGTTCTGATAGACCCCTCCTGTCCCATCAAGGATGGAAAGATTGTAAGTGCCATACGCAATCGTCTTGGTCAGTTTCTTGACATAGACAGCTTTCAGGGCATATTGTATGCCAAATGGAAAGACAACCTTAAAGACAAAGACCTGTGCTTGACGGATGCAACCTGTTACGAGAGCTACCTGCGTTTTCCTACGGATATCAAGCTGCTCTGGGAGTGTTGTTATTGGCTTCACACTCTGCTGGTCTCCGAGTGTAAACACCTCTCAGAGCGTATTCCGAGAAGCAAGTATAATAATATTGACAAGGCCAGGCTTGCATACGCTAAGCAGCGCAAGCACACAGCCTCGTCCACGCGCAAGCTCAGGAGAAGACTCCTGAGGCTTCTGTCCAAACTCCTGTCCCAATGGAATCGTCTGCGTAAACAGTACAGTCCTTGCATCTGTCTGTCGGCAGAACAAGAAAAGCGGCTGTCCGCTGTGCGTGAGGTATGCCTCCAACAGTCAGAACTATTCTCCGGCAAGGAAGTCAAGCACCGTATCGTCAGCATCGACCGCCCCTACCTCCGTCCTATTGTCAGAGGCAAGGAAAACAAGCGTGTAGAGTTTGGGGCAAAGGTCAACAACATACAGATAGACGGCATATCATTCATAGAGCACCACAGCTTTGAGGCATTCAACGAGGGTGTCCGTCTTAAGCTATGTATAGAATATCAAGAATCTTTGACGGGAATCAAAGTCAAGCGTGTAGGTGCCGATTCCATATACGCCAACAATGCCAACCGCACTATGTGTACAGAAAAAGGCATAACGACCTGTTTCACTAGAAAAGGTCCAAGACCCAAAGAAGAAGCTGAATGTCTCAAGACAGCGAGAAAGATTATTGGAAACCTCAGAGCTACGGTAATGGAGGGTAGCTTTGGAAATCAAAAGCAACACTATAGCCTTGGACGCATCAAGGCACGCAATATGTTTAGCGAGAGGCTACTACTCTTCTTCGGAATCCATACAGCAAATGCTGCCATTCTTGCCGCAAGGGAGATGGCTCGGAGGGTGAAGAAGGCTGCCTAA
- the glf gene encoding UDP-galactopyranose mutase, translating into MTIKQYDYVIIGAGLFGATFAYLATKQGKKCMVIDRRSQVGGNLYCERIEGINVHRYGAHIFHTSSKRVWDFVNSLVEFNRFTNAPVAYYKGKLYNLPFNMNTFCQVWGVTTPEEAQKKLDEQREEAVARMKAEGVAEPRNLEEQALALIGKDIYEKLIKGYTEKQWGRKCTELPAFIIKRLPVRLVYDNNYFNDKYQGIPIGGYNKLIDTLLEGVETNTDTDFFECQHSYDAEEGNHNLQIKDFKVQSKKLVFTGKIDEYFGYSLGKLDYRTVRFEQEVLNTANYQGNAVFNYTEAEVPYTRIIEHKHFELFGQEIYTNPKTVVSYEYSMEWQEGMEPYYPVNDEKNNELAKQYRALAATEPAVIFGGRLAEYKYYDMAPIVERVMRYFF; encoded by the coding sequence ATGACTATTAAACAATATGATTATGTTATAATTGGCGCAGGCCTTTTTGGTGCTACCTTTGCTTATTTGGCTACTAAGCAAGGGAAAAAGTGTATGGTAATAGACAGACGCTCACAGGTTGGAGGTAACCTTTATTGTGAAAGGATAGAAGGAATAAATGTACATAGATATGGTGCTCATATCTTTCATACATCTAGTAAGCGTGTGTGGGATTTTGTGAATTCTCTTGTTGAATTTAATCGTTTTACTAATGCACCTGTTGCATATTATAAGGGTAAACTTTATAATCTACCTTTTAATATGAATACATTTTGTCAGGTGTGGGGAGTAACTACACCTGAAGAAGCGCAAAAGAAACTTGATGAACAACGAGAAGAAGCTGTTGCTAGGATGAAGGCTGAGGGAGTTGCCGAACCTCGCAATCTTGAAGAACAGGCTCTAGCATTAATAGGTAAGGATATTTATGAAAAACTGATAAAAGGATATACGGAAAAACAATGGGGAAGGAAATGTACAGAATTACCAGCCTTTATTATCAAGCGTCTTCCTGTTCGTTTAGTTTACGATAACAACTATTTCAATGATAAATATCAGGGTATTCCTATTGGTGGGTATAATAAGCTAATAGATACTTTACTTGAAGGGGTAGAGACGAATACTGATACAGATTTTTTTGAGTGTCAACATTCTTATGACGCAGAGGAAGGGAATCATAACTTACAAATTAAAGACTTTAAAGTACAATCTAAAAAACTTGTTTTTACAGGCAAGATTGATGAATATTTTGGATACAGTTTAGGTAAGTTGGATTATCGTACAGTTCGGTTTGAACAGGAGGTTTTGAACACTGCTAATTATCAGGGTAATGCTGTTTTCAATTATACAGAAGCAGAAGTGCCTTATACACGTATTATAGAACATAAACATTTTGAATTATTTGGGCAGGAGATTTATACTAATCCTAAAACTGTCGTTTCGTATGAATATTCAATGGAATGGCAGGAAGGTATGGAACCTTACTACCCTGTAAATGATGAAAAAAATAATGAGCTTGCAAAACAGTATCGTGCATTGGCCGCAACAGAACCTGCTGTTATTTTTGGAGGAAGATTGGCTGAATATAAATATTATGACATGGCTCCTATTGTTGAACGTGTGATGCGATACTTTTTTTAA
- a CDS encoding phosphotransferase codes for MNTAVILAARKEQNSCIPYPLKEFFIGDGKRTCLLERIILILEEYGISNILIVVGYQKHLFTKFANKNVQLIDNEEYEFTSSMGSLAVVEPYIKEDFLLIESDTFFEKKLIERVSKVEEGNCFCITEESGNRDEAFVQIRQGRVQRISKDYHQISHIDGEMIGVTRINKETFYLMCRAYEQSTNKRVNYEYLLLDNTELIDRRFLMFPNLIWGEADNEDDFRMLSNYVYPRLRRKENPYDKENLYSHLRKIFSEKHVDETWQIEQIGGMSNKNFKVTSPDGCEYVLRVPGIGSEGMVERNNEDVNGMLGCRLGLNPSIRYFDKNTGIKLADFIHNAEPLNAGTVQRMSNMKQIAAIFRTLHSSKVRFNNEFNIFHEIVKYEKLLTKARGKMYEGFEKVREQVMALEDYLFELGVEVKPCHNDLVAENFIIDENGKIFLIDWEYSGMNDPMADFAALFLENKFTAENVDYVLKKYFDGNVPEGTSQKILAYQVLWDYLWALWTCIKEAEGDDFGTYGLDRYNRAIQNLKSISIK; via the coding sequence ATGAATACGGCTGTTATTTTAGCTGCGCGTAAAGAGCAGAATTCTTGTATACCTTATCCTTTGAAAGAGTTTTTCATAGGAGATGGAAAAAGAACATGTTTACTGGAACGTATTATTCTTATATTGGAAGAATATGGGATTAGTAATATCTTGATAGTTGTTGGCTATCAGAAGCATTTATTTACAAAGTTTGCAAATAAGAATGTTCAGCTGATAGATAATGAAGAATATGAATTTACATCTTCAATGGGTTCGTTAGCTGTTGTAGAACCATATATTAAAGAAGATTTTTTATTAATAGAAAGTGATACATTCTTTGAAAAGAAACTAATAGAAAGAGTATCTAAGGTTGAAGAAGGCAATTGTTTCTGTATAACAGAAGAGTCTGGAAACAGAGATGAGGCTTTTGTGCAAATAAGGCAAGGAAGAGTACAACGGATATCAAAAGATTATCATCAGATTTCTCATATAGATGGTGAGATGATAGGGGTTACTCGTATAAATAAGGAGACTTTTTATCTTATGTGTCGTGCTTATGAACAGTCGACCAATAAGCGTGTAAATTATGAGTATCTTTTACTTGATAATACAGAACTTATAGATCGTAGATTTCTTATGTTTCCTAATCTAATATGGGGGGAGGCTGACAATGAAGACGATTTCAGGATGTTGTCAAATTACGTATATCCTCGTCTTCGTAGGAAAGAAAATCCTTATGATAAGGAAAATCTATATAGCCATCTTCGGAAAATCTTCTCTGAAAAGCACGTTGATGAGACTTGGCAGATAGAACAAATCGGTGGTATGAGTAATAAGAATTTTAAGGTTACTTCACCTGATGGGTGTGAATATGTATTACGTGTGCCAGGTATCGGTTCAGAGGGTATGGTTGAGCGAAATAATGAAGATGTGAATGGGATGCTTGGATGTCGTCTCGGTTTAAACCCTTCCATAAGATATTTTGATAAGAATACAGGTATTAAGCTGGCTGATTTTATTCATAATGCAGAACCTCTTAATGCTGGAACTGTTCAACGAATGTCAAATATGAAGCAGATAGCAGCTATATTCAGGACGCTACATTCTTCTAAAGTACGTTTTAATAATGAATTTAATATTTTTCATGAAATTGTAAAGTATGAAAAACTTCTAACGAAGGCTCGTGGAAAAATGTATGAGGGTTTTGAAAAGGTTAGAGAACAAGTTATGGCTCTTGAGGACTACCTTTTTGAATTAGGTGTTGAAGTGAAGCCATGCCATAATGATCTTGTTGCGGAAAATTTCATTATAGATGAAAATGGTAAGATTTTTCTTATTGACTGGGAGTATTCTGGAATGAACGATCCAATGGCAGATTTTGCTGCTTTATTTCTTGAAAATAAATTTACAGCAGAGAATGTAGATTATGTCCTTAAAAAATATTTTGATGGCAATGTACCCGAAGGAACTTCTCAGAAAATTCTTGCTTATCAGGTGTTGTGGGATTACCTTTGGGCTTTATGGACCTGTATCAAGGAAGCGGAAGGGGATGATTTTGGCACTTATGGGTTAGATCGTTACAATCGTGCAATTCAAAATCTTAAATCAATAAGTATTAAATAA
- a CDS encoding DMT family transporter, with protein MKANTKFLIRKGYISGIGSGVTWGLDAVLLGIVMTMSPFVENPILLVGGALVCSMLHDVFASVWMILIMGLKGELKFFRDALCSKDGFFCILGALFGGPLAMTFYLMAISKGGPALAATVTACYPLLGSILAIFILKEKVQLRGWIGLLICVAGIVWIGYSPEKNENINVSQGVLFSLIAAIGWATEAVICGYGMKNGRVKPQMALLLREVTSGTAYILVVSPLMLGGFGASQDGLRAIFSYPPCWSLLLLTAFVGMSSFFLWYTSIDLIGAAKALCFNVTYSFWAVVFTFIFIGNQLSWNIVIGSLLIIGGVAIATLIHKKKKEV; from the coding sequence ATGAAAGCAAACACAAAGTTTCTTATTCGAAAAGGATACATCTCTGGAATAGGCTCTGGTGTAACTTGGGGACTTGACGCAGTACTCCTTGGTATTGTTATGACTATGAGCCCTTTTGTCGAGAACCCAATTTTATTGGTAGGCGGAGCACTTGTTTGCAGTATGTTACATGATGTTTTTGCTTCAGTTTGGATGATATTAATAATGGGCTTGAAGGGAGAACTTAAGTTTTTTCGAGATGCACTATGTTCTAAAGATGGATTTTTTTGTATTTTAGGAGCGCTTTTCGGTGGCCCTTTGGCTATGACATTTTATCTGATGGCTATCTCAAAAGGTGGTCCAGCTTTGGCTGCAACTGTAACAGCGTGTTATCCTTTGTTAGGTTCAATTCTTGCTATATTTATTTTAAAAGAGAAAGTACAACTGCGTGGATGGATAGGTCTGCTAATATGTGTAGCAGGTATTGTTTGGATAGGGTATTCTCCAGAAAAAAATGAGAACATAAATGTATCACAAGGAGTTTTATTCTCTCTTATAGCAGCGATTGGTTGGGCTACAGAGGCTGTTATTTGTGGATATGGAATGAAAAATGGCAGGGTTAAGCCGCAAATGGCATTATTACTGCGTGAAGTCACATCTGGTACTGCATATATTTTAGTGGTATCTCCTTTAATGTTAGGTGGTTTTGGGGCTTCTCAAGATGGTTTAAGAGCCATTTTCTCCTATCCTCCTTGTTGGAGTTTATTACTGCTTACAGCATTTGTTGGTATGAGCAGCTTCTTCCTTTGGTATACTTCTATTGATTTGATAGGGGCTGCTAAGGCTCTTTGTTTTAATGTTACTTATTCTTTTTGGGCAGTAGTTTTCACTTTTATCTTTATTGGAAATCAGCTTTCATGGAATATTGTAATTGGATCGCTGTTGATTATAGGTGGTGTGGCTATAGCTACACTTATCCATAAAAAAAAGAAAGAAGTATGA
- a CDS encoding NTP transferase domain-containing protein, translating to MNAIIMAAGMSSRFIPLSWECPKALLEVKGEILIERQIRQLKEAGVTDITVVTGYMADKFDYLSSKFGVTLVYNPDYARYNNTSTLMCVLDRLSDTWICSSDNYFTENVFNDQPLISQYSAEYCEGKTMEYCLSLDQYDNIISVDVGGSDAWYMVGPVFFSVEFSRVFKYLLRKEYIKEEVKQGYWEDVYLKNLGKLPLMRVRKFETGVINEFDSLAELQCFDISYISNTRSLIIKKICDSLQCLEKDIKNIQKVNVGIPAFSFEYQGDRYIYKKEDEV from the coding sequence ATGAATGCTATAATAATGGCTGCAGGGATGTCATCCCGCTTTATTCCTCTTTCGTGGGAATGTCCTAAGGCCCTTCTTGAGGTTAAAGGGGAAATATTGATTGAACGTCAAATCAGGCAGCTCAAGGAGGCTGGAGTGACAGATATTACAGTTGTCACTGGCTACATGGCTGATAAATTTGATTATTTGAGTAGTAAGTTTGGAGTCACGTTGGTTTATAATCCAGATTATGCACGATATAATAATACATCTACTTTAATGTGCGTACTTGACCGGCTTTCAGATACATGGATATGCTCTTCTGATAATTATTTCACAGAGAATGTCTTTAATGACCAGCCATTAATTTCTCAATACTCTGCTGAGTATTGTGAAGGTAAAACGATGGAATATTGTCTATCTTTAGACCAATACGATAATATTATCAGTGTAGATGTTGGTGGTTCTGACGCTTGGTATATGGTAGGACCAGTTTTCTTTTCAGTTGAGTTTTCACGAGTTTTTAAGTATCTCTTACGTAAAGAGTATATAAAAGAGGAAGTGAAGCAAGGATATTGGGAAGATGTATATCTTAAAAATTTAGGTAAATTACCACTTATGCGTGTTCGTAAATTTGAGACGGGGGTGATTAATGAATTTGATTCTCTTGCAGAGTTACAATGTTTCGACATTTCATATATATCAAATACTCGTTCTCTTATTATAAAGAAAATCTGTGATAGTCTTCAGTGCTTAGAAAAAGATATAAAGAATATTCAAAAAGTAAATGTTGGGATTCCAGCATTCAGTTTTGAATATCAAGGTGATAGATATATATATAAAAAAGAAGATGAAGTATAA
- a CDS encoding LicD family protein → MKYNDSEEDVMLKKTLISTLKGFVNFCEQYNLRYYAAFGTALGAVRHHGIIPWDDDIDVYMPREDYNKFLSLKGTLESSEYEIVDIENKGYYLYFAKWCQRNSTLIEKLGEPALGIYVDIFPLDFYDENYCKPLIQHNELYRYLWLIYGHGSRKHSFAEICSEIRLISKKGKFGRLVTVLLDTSVFKLLRLPSLFLIRKFMKRLEEAPRSSYYWLYSIISCESKPMPIEWFGKGIIMQFEDIKVLMPSNYDEYLTRTYGDYMTPPPIDKRLSSHARYFIDFQHRYSVEEVRKLKKKVILCDIMI, encoded by the coding sequence ATGAAGTATAATGATTCTGAAGAGGATGTTATGTTAAAAAAAACATTAATATCTACTTTAAAAGGGTTTGTTAATTTTTGTGAGCAGTATAATCTTCGATATTATGCTGCTTTTGGGACAGCTCTAGGAGCTGTTCGGCATCATGGAATAATTCCATGGGATGATGATATAGATGTGTATATGCCGCGTGAAGATTATAATAAGTTTTTATCATTAAAGGGTACACTTGAAAGCTCTGAGTATGAGATTGTTGATATTGAAAATAAAGGATATTATCTGTATTTTGCAAAATGGTGTCAACGTAACTCTACTCTAATAGAGAAACTTGGAGAACCTGCTTTGGGTATTTATGTTGATATTTTTCCTTTGGATTTTTATGATGAAAATTATTGTAAGCCTCTGATTCAGCATAATGAATTATATCGTTATCTATGGCTTATCTATGGTCATGGGTCTCGTAAACATTCTTTTGCAGAAATCTGTAGTGAGATAAGGCTTATAAGTAAAAAAGGTAAGTTTGGTAGATTGGTTACAGTCTTATTGGATACTTCGGTATTTAAACTATTAAGATTACCATCTCTTTTTCTTATAAGAAAATTTATGAAACGTTTGGAAGAAGCACCAAGATCTTCGTACTATTGGCTTTATTCTATTATATCCTGTGAAAGTAAACCTATGCCTATTGAGTGGTTTGGTAAAGGTATAATAATGCAGTTTGAGGATATCAAAGTTCTGATGCCATCTAATTATGATGAGTATCTTACTCGTACGTACGGTGATTATATGACTCCACCTCCTATAGATAAGCGTCTAAGTAGTCATGCACGTTATTTTATAGACTTTCAGCATCGTTATTCTGTAGAGGAGGTTCGTAAATTAAAAAAAAAAGTAATTCTTTGTGATATAATGATCTAA
- a CDS encoding polysaccharide biosynthesis protein, producing MSQNVSNNKVIAKNATMLYFRMFFTLAISFYSSRIVLRALGVSDYGIYTVVGGVIAMINVLTSSLGTATSRFLTYSLGKGSLRDLQITFSTAYYIHVMLALSFLLLAETIGLWFVNTQLVIPEGRMVAANWVYQSAVLSTVLGITQVPYDAAINAHEKMGAFAYLQVFNAILKLGIAFVVLIVTIDHLILYSILYVSLSIAFLLYYRYYCKRNFAECSLIFVFKKTLFKQMLAFSAWSMFGNVTNTIKDQGLNVLLNRFFGTLLNAAAGVAGQVMGILSAFAGNITLAFRPQIVKEYAAGNYTRFNYLICMGTKFQVIVCILSVVPIFFNLDFLMGLWLDVVPNGAVVLCQVLLINTIFFSFNPFIYYGVVATGHVRGINLALGISYVVALVLFFVTLKITGSYVLTYIMNLLVSPISTVFYVIVLKKILSEFDVKAFVVNTLFPLILLAFLSILLAWLITLSFDNVWMKLFVTLLICTSFICSMSYSFLLDVNTKVFCKNYILKKTFLKYLFVKR from the coding sequence ATGTCTCAAAATGTTTCCAATAATAAAGTAATTGCCAAAAATGCGACAATGTTATATTTTCGTATGTTTTTTACTTTGGCAATTAGTTTCTATAGTTCCCGAATTGTTTTAAGGGCTCTTGGCGTTTCTGATTACGGTATCTATACTGTTGTTGGTGGCGTTATTGCAATGATAAACGTGTTGACTAGTTCATTAGGAACAGCAACTTCTCGTTTTTTGACATACTCTTTAGGAAAAGGTAGTTTGCGTGACCTCCAAATAACATTTTCAACGGCCTATTACATTCATGTTATGCTGGCTTTATCTTTTTTGCTCCTAGCAGAAACAATAGGATTGTGGTTTGTAAATACACAACTTGTGATTCCTGAAGGGAGAATGGTTGCAGCTAATTGGGTTTACCAGTCTGCTGTTTTGAGCACTGTATTAGGGATTACTCAGGTACCTTATGATGCTGCTATTAATGCACATGAAAAAATGGGAGCTTTTGCCTATTTGCAAGTTTTCAATGCAATTTTAAAGCTTGGTATTGCTTTTGTTGTTTTAATAGTAACTATAGATCATCTTATTTTGTATAGTATCCTGTATGTTTCTTTGTCTATAGCCTTTTTATTATATTATCGCTATTATTGTAAAAGGAATTTTGCTGAATGTAGTTTGATTTTCGTCTTTAAAAAAACATTATTTAAGCAGATGTTGGCATTTTCAGCGTGGAGTATGTTTGGGAATGTTACGAATACGATTAAAGATCAAGGATTAAATGTATTACTTAATCGTTTTTTTGGTACGCTACTAAATGCTGCTGCTGGTGTCGCAGGTCAGGTTATGGGAATATTGTCTGCATTTGCGGGGAATATAACTTTAGCTTTTCGTCCTCAGATTGTTAAGGAATATGCTGCAGGAAACTATACTCGATTTAATTATCTGATATGCATGGGGACAAAATTTCAGGTTATTGTTTGTATTTTGAGTGTCGTCCCAATATTCTTTAATTTAGATTTTCTTATGGGACTATGGTTGGACGTTGTCCCTAATGGTGCTGTTGTCTTATGTCAAGTATTATTGATTAATACTATTTTCTTTAGTTTTAATCCGTTCATCTATTATGGTGTTGTTGCAACAGGGCATGTTCGTGGTATAAATTTAGCATTAGGAATATCGTATGTAGTTGCCCTTGTGTTATTTTTTGTTACACTTAAGATAACAGGTTCTTACGTGTTAACATATATAATGAATTTGTTGGTCTCACCAATATCTACTGTGTTTTACGTGATTGTCTTAAAGAAAATACTATCAGAATTTGATGTTAAAGCGTTTGTTGTCAATACTTTATTTCCTTTAATTCTACTTGCTTTCTTGTCAATTCTTTTGGCATGGCTTATTACTTTATCTTTTGATAATGTATGGATGAAATTATTTGTTACATTGCTAATTTGCACTTCTTTTATATGTAGTATGTCTTATTCCTTTCTTTTAGATGTAAATACGAAAGTCTTTTGTAAAAACTATATTCTAAAAAAAACATTTTTAAAATACCTGTTTGTTAAAAGGTAA